CTCGGATCAGCGCTGGCCCACGACGTGGTTACGTTTATGCTCTTCCGTTTTCTCGGGGGCCTGGGTGTGGGAGCCTCCTCTGTAGTGGCACCCATGTTTATTTCGGAAATTGCGCCCGCAAAAAGCAGGGGGAAACTGGTAGCTACCTTTCAGTTCAATATTGTTTTCGGCATTTTACTCGCTTACTTCTCCAACTTCCTGTTAACTTCCCAGGGGGCAGATGCATGGCGCTGGATGCTGGGTGTATTGGCGGTACCGGCAGCGCTGTTCGTGGTGCTGCTCTATTTCGTTCCTGAAAGCCCGCGCTGGCTGATGGTGCACAAAAGCGATTATGTGGCCGCCCGTAAAATTCTGAAAATTTCGGATCCGGAAGGTGTGGACGATGCGATCCTGGCTATCCAGCAGGAAGCAAAAGCGGAAAGGGAGAAAACGAGTTTGTCTGCTTTCTGTTCCAAACGTTACCTCAAACCTATAATCATGGCTGTATTGGTGGCCATGTTTAACCAGCTGTCCGGCATCAATGCTATTATTTATTTCGCTCCCCGCGTTTTTGAAATGGCAGGACTGGGCAAAAGCGCCGCTTTCCTGCAAAGCGCCGGTGTCGGTCTGGTGAATATGATCTTCACCATGATGGGCCTCTGGTTAATAGACCGGTTGGGGCGCAGAAGCCTCATGCTGATTGGTTCCGTAGGATATGTCCTGTCGCTGGGCGCAATCGCCGCTGCCTTTCATTTTCATTATCTTGGCGGCATGGTGGTACCGGCGCTGGTATTTCTCTTCATCGCCTCCCATGCTATTGGACAGGGTGCTGTTATATGGGTATTTATCTCTGAAATTTTTCCCAACCAGGTGCGCTCCTATGGGCAGTCGCTCGGAAGCTCCGTGCACTGGGTGATGGCGGCCGTTATCACCAGTATATTCCCATTTTTCGCCAATAACCCCGCTATCGGCCCTGCGAAGATTTTCCTGTTTTTTATGCTGATGATGACCCTGCAGATGCTTTGGGTACTATTAAAGATGCCGGAAACAAAAGGTGTATCGTTGGAGGAGATGGAAGAAAAACTGGGGGCCAAAACCACTGAACCGCTTACCCAGCCAGTTTAATAATTGACTTAAAAAAGAAACTGAAATAAAAATGATGAATAAGCACAACGAGGTTGTCTGTTTTGGTGAAATTCTGTGGGATGTATTGCCTGGCCGGGAATTACCGGGTGGCGCGCCCATGAATGTTACTTACCACTTATCAAAGCTGGGGCGTAAAGCTACGCTCATTTCCAGGTTAGGGAACGATGAGCGGGGTATTGCATTAAGAAAAATTTTTGAAGATAAGGGCATTGATACCAGCTATGTGCAAACGGATGCCAGCCACAAAACCAGTATAGTGCTGGCCACTCCCAATGAGGCCGGTGACATGAAATACGATATCGTGGAAGATGTTGCCTGGGATTATATTGCGCAGCAGCCGGACCATGAGGCGCTTATTTCACAGGCCCGTTATTTCGTTTTCGGCAGCCTGACTATGCGCAGCAAGACCTCGCGGGATACGCTGCTGGCGCTAATGGAGCTGCCCTGCAGGAAAGTATTGGACATCAACCTGCGTGCACCTTTTATTAACAAGGCGGATATCATCTACCAGTTAAAAAAAGCGGAAGTAGTTAAAATGAATGAAGAAGAACTGGCATTGGTAGCGGGATGGTATGGAAATTATATCGGCATTGAAGAAAAAATGCGCCTGCTGCAGGACCTTTTCCAGGTAGAAACGCTGATCGTTACCCGCGGTGCAAAAGGCGCCGCCATTAACTACCACAATGAATGCTATATGCACGATGGCTTCAAAGTACAGGTGGCCGATACCATTGGCAGTGGCGATAGTTTCCTCGCCGCCTTCCTTTCAGAATTTATGAAAAATAAAGATGTTGAGGCAGCATTGACGTTTGCCTGCAAAGTAGGAGCATTCGTAGCCACAAGAGAAGGTGGCTGCCCGGAATATGATGTCATGTTTTAGATAAAACCAACAGTGAATACGTCGTCCACGAATAATTTAAGAACTATTTCATTGTAAAACGTTCCACCGCTATGAAAAAATTTCTGACTATGATGCTTCTGTGCATCGCCAGTCCTGGCTTTGCACAGCAATTAAAGGTCGAAGGTACCGTAACCGACAAGAGCAGTCGTACTCCCGTTACGGGCGCCACCATTATTTCACAGAAACAAGTCGTTATCTCGGACAGTACCGGACACTTTTCACTGAAAGCCGATGCAAAGGAAATCATTACTATTTCCTGTATGGGCATGAACACCATCACAGTACCGGTGCCAGCGTCCGGGAAGCTGGTGGTGGAGTTATCAGCCAACATTGCTGATTTAAACCAGGTGGTGATCACCGGGTATCAAACGCAACGCAAGGCGGACCTCACCGGTGCGGTAAGCGTGGTGAATGTAGGCGATTTAAAGAAACAGGCAGTGGCAAGCCCCATCAAAGCCTTGCAGGGCCAGGTGCCGGGCGTTTTTATCACATCCAGTGGTTCACCCAGCGCGCCTGTAACGGTGCGGATCCGGGGTGTGGGCACGCTGAACGACAACGATCCGTTGTATATTATTGACGGTGTACCCACCAAGTCCGGTCTGCATGAACTAAACTCCAGCGACATAGAAACCATGCAGGTGCTGAAAGATGCGTCTGCTGCCAGCATCTACGGCGCCAGGGCTGCCAATGGCGTGATCATTATTACCACCAAACAGGGCCGTAGCGGAAGAATGATGGTTAACGTGAACGCCTATACAGCAGTACAAACCTATACCACCAAACCGAAAATGCTGAATGCCGGAGGCTATGGGCAGGCCTACTGGCAAGCCGCGGTGAACACCGGCCGGGACCCCAATGCCAATAACCTTGGTTACAATTATCAATGGCATGTGGAGGGTAACGGCACTCCTGTGTTGGATAAGATCCTGCTGCCGGAGTTTATTGATGGAGATAGACGCACCATGCGCACGGCCAACACCAACTGGTTTGATGCTATTTCACAAACGGGAGTCGTGCAGTCGTATGATTTGTCTGTATCAAATGGAACGGAAAAAGGTAACTACCTGTTCTCGCTCGGTTACTTTGATAATAAAGGCGTGATCAAAACCACTGGTTTTAACCGCCTTTCCGCGCGCATGAATGCCAATTACAAAATGCTCCAGGGGCGCCTGCAGATTGGCGAGAACTTTACCATCAACAGGACCAAAGAAGTGCAGGACCCGGGCGTATTAAACCTTTCGCTGCAGGCACTGCCTATTGTGCCGGTACACACCGTAGATGGAAAAGGATGGGGTGGCCCCTGGGGCGGTATGAACGACCGCCAAAACCCCGTCAGGCTGCTGATGGATAACCAGCAAAACGGGTACAAATATCTGCGGATATTCGGAAATGTATACGCTGACCTTTCCATTATCAAAGGCCTCAACCTGCGCACCAGCGCGGGTGTCGACTATGGCAATTACCTCGCTGATAATTTTCTGAAAAAGTACCAGTCCGGTTACCTGGTGGGAAATGAAAACCAGTTGACGATGAATTACTCCAATAGCTCAAGAGTTACCTGGACCAATACCCTGAACTACAATCGCACCTTTGGTAAACACCTGGTGAATGCCGTGGCGGGAACTGAATTCTATAAGCAAAACGACGAATCGTTCTGGGCCAGCAGGAAAAATTTCGCGATTGAAGATCCTAGCTATACCTACCTGGACGCAGGGACCGGGGAAAAGAACAATGGCGGCGGTGGCGCTATCAACGCGCTGATATCTTACT
This window of the Chitinophaga varians genome carries:
- a CDS encoding sugar porter family MFS transporter: MKNRLLFWSIVIALGGLLFGMDVAVISGAEQQIQQIWKLSDVVHGQALAAALYGTIIGALLGGIPAEKYGRKKVLLWIGITFFISSLGSALAHDVVTFMLFRFLGGLGVGASSVVAPMFISEIAPAKSRGKLVATFQFNIVFGILLAYFSNFLLTSQGADAWRWMLGVLAVPAALFVVLLYFVPESPRWLMVHKSDYVAARKILKISDPEGVDDAILAIQQEAKAEREKTSLSAFCSKRYLKPIIMAVLVAMFNQLSGINAIIYFAPRVFEMAGLGKSAAFLQSAGVGLVNMIFTMMGLWLIDRLGRRSLMLIGSVGYVLSLGAIAAAFHFHYLGGMVVPALVFLFIASHAIGQGAVIWVFISEIFPNQVRSYGQSLGSSVHWVMAAVITSIFPFFANNPAIGPAKIFLFFMLMMTLQMLWVLLKMPETKGVSLEEMEEKLGAKTTEPLTQPV
- a CDS encoding SusC/RagA family TonB-linked outer membrane protein encodes the protein MKKFLTMMLLCIASPGFAQQLKVEGTVTDKSSRTPVTGATIISQKQVVISDSTGHFSLKADAKEIITISCMGMNTITVPVPASGKLVVELSANIADLNQVVITGYQTQRKADLTGAVSVVNVGDLKKQAVASPIKALQGQVPGVFITSSGSPSAPVTVRIRGVGTLNDNDPLYIIDGVPTKSGLHELNSSDIETMQVLKDASAASIYGARAANGVIIITTKQGRSGRMMVNVNAYTAVQTYTTKPKMLNAGGYGQAYWQAAVNTGRDPNANNLGYNYQWHVEGNGTPVLDKILLPEFIDGDRRTMRTANTNWFDAISQTGVVQSYDLSVSNGTEKGNYLFSLGYFDNKGVIKTTGFNRLSARMNANYKMLQGRLQIGENFTINRTKEVQDPGVLNLSLQALPIVPVHTVDGKGWGGPWGGMNDRQNPVRLLMDNQQNGYKYLRIFGNVYADLSIIKGLNLRTSAGVDYGNYLADNFLKKYQSGYLVGNENQLTMNYSNSSRVTWTNTLNYNRTFGKHLVNAVAGTEFYKQNDESFWASRKNFAIEDPSYTYLDAGTGEKNNGGGGAINALISYFGKVNYTYASRYLASFTLRRDGSSRFGASNQFGTFPAFSLGWRLSQEEFFRKNVPAFISDLKLRYGWGQTGNQEISNVGAYSIYLTDYNGTSYDLGGTNTGTLPSGYHITQRGNDLLKWEATTMSNYGVDFGFWEQKLTGSFEYFTKNTSDILVLPPYIAVLGEAGNQWVNGASMENKGWEFALTYNGQVGAVEFQASGNISGYRNKVTKLPESVVNNYGGNGLNDNILGRAVNSYYGYVTDGLFRTQKEVDESANQLGKGLGRIRYKDLNNDGMIDDRDRTWIGTPHPDFIYGLNLAVQWKNFDFSAFFQGVQGNAVINDVKYNTDFWSVRETGSNKGSRLLDAWSPQHPNSSIPALSATDNNFESRFSTYFVEKGDYLKLRNIQLGYSFSKQLLNSIHIQKLRVYAGGDNVWLLHKNKSFTGLDPENPGFGYPNPAVFTGGLNVTF
- a CDS encoding carbohydrate kinase family protein; its protein translation is MMNKHNEVVCFGEILWDVLPGRELPGGAPMNVTYHLSKLGRKATLISRLGNDERGIALRKIFEDKGIDTSYVQTDASHKTSIVLATPNEAGDMKYDIVEDVAWDYIAQQPDHEALISQARYFVFGSLTMRSKTSRDTLLALMELPCRKVLDINLRAPFINKADIIYQLKKAEVVKMNEEELALVAGWYGNYIGIEEKMRLLQDLFQVETLIVTRGAKGAAINYHNECYMHDGFKVQVADTIGSGDSFLAAFLSEFMKNKDVEAALTFACKVGAFVATREGGCPEYDVMF